Part of the Lagenorhynchus albirostris chromosome 19, mLagAlb1.1, whole genome shotgun sequence genome, CTTGTGATACCTGCACAGAGGACCAGCCCAGCCATCCTGACCTATAGACCAGTGAGAggatacatttgtgttgttttaagttgctacaTTAGTGGTCATTTTTTGCAGCAGTAACAGGAAACTAATGCAAGGGCAGAGTGGACAGACAGGACTGGAGTGAAAGAGCTGGGAGCTGGAGGGCAGACAGAGCTGGAGGTGACAGGGATGGGGACTGAGGATACTGATGGGGCTGGAGGTCACAGAGTTGCTCAGTCAGAAGACAGATGGCGTCTGAATCAGAAAACAACACAGAGACATTGGCAGGAACTAACATCTCAGCCAGATGTCATGCTGAAGGATAAGGTTGGGGGGACTTGCCATGGCTTGGCTGGCTGAGGCCTGAGGACAGATCTCCAAAGGAGACAGTGCTGCTGGATGTAAGAAAAAGTTTAATTTCCATATGGtgcctggggtggggtctggTGGGGGGGTACATGCAGGTGTTCCCCAGTCCCCCCACTATAACTGCTGGGAGGGCCTGAGGATATACAGGAAGTGGGTCTTGCGGGCAGGCAGCCTGGCATGAGAGGAGCTCTGGGTCCCCTGTTCGAGGATGTCCTCACGGGTCCCCTCTCGGAGCCCATCCCGGATGGCCTGCAGGCGGTGTTGCTTCTCACTGAGCCAGTGGTCGCTCTCCTGGGCATCCTGGTGGGACCTCCGCCGTGGCAGCTTCATGATCCAGAAGACCATTCGGGGGTGGGGTTCCGGGTGGAAGCTGTCCATGGCCTTTGGGACAGGCACCAGGGCCTCCTTCTCCTCTATCTTGGGTACCTGGTGAAGAGGGACAAGGAGACCCTCTCAAACTCCAAGTGACAGCCTCAAGATGCTCCCCTGGCATACTCAACCCACTTTGCCACCTATGGGGTGCTTTGGGAATTAAAAGCTCACCCTGCAGTTTACAAAACACTCGGGTTTATAAGCGctttagaattaaaaatactctGAGGTTTATAGAATACTCTGGGTTTGAAAACACATTTTGGAGGTTTCAGAAGCACTTTAGGATTAAGCATTCCCCGGGGTTTAGAAAGCAGTTTGAAATGTACAAAGCACTTTAGGATTAAAGAATCATGACTACAGTTGCAACATGTGATCCTTGACTGAATCCTGGATCAAACATCAATCACATCAGCTCTTGTGGACAGCTTTTGGTCCAGCAGGGACATTTCAATGTCTGTTCagtccttgctactcaaagtgagGGTTGTGGACCAGCAGcgtcagcatcacttgggagcttgttagacaTGCAAATGAGCGGGCCCTACCCcatccagacctactgaatcagagtctACATTTCAGTACGTTGAGGTTTGGGAAGCCCCATAGGAGACGGttacaggttgaattgtgtctcccccactctccaattcatatgttgaggtccATTAGGACCCTAGTAGCTCAGAATGTAATCtcgtttggaaatagggtcactaTGTAGTTttcattagttaagatgaggtcattagagtgggcTCTAatctgactggtgttcttatgCAAAGGGAAAATCTGGACATAGAAATGCATATGGGGAGAACCCCATgcaaagatgaaggcagagatggggaTGATGCCTCAACCTGCCAAGGAATGCTAAAGAATtgtcagcaaaccaccagaagctagggaagaggaatggaacagattctccccaacAGCCCTctgaaggaaccaaccctgctgacaccttgatcttggacatctaggctccagaaccatgagacaatacatgtctgttgtttaagccacccggactttgttacggcagccctagcaaactaatacagagatAATAGTCTGATTTCTTGGGTGTAAAAATGGGACTACGGTAACACACAAGAGAATGCATTATTCTTAGGAGATATCTGCTGGAGGATTTAGGGGTGAAGTGTCATGATGTCAATAATTTACTGTCATAcggttcaaaaataaaaaagtaaaaagaaagtcagtatggtaaaatgttaacaagtgGTGAAACTAGGCCAGTGGTTTTCAACCcaagtctggagacatttttggttg contains:
- the DKKL1 gene encoding dickkopf-like protein 1 isoform X2 — protein: MRSMDSFFSAPLDFRGLPRNYHQEENQKHRLGNKTLSSHLQIDKVTNNKTGEVLISEKVVASIEPGEGSLQGDWKVPKIEEKEALVPVPKAMDSFHPEPHPRMVFWIMKLPRRRSHQDAQESDHWLSEKQHRLQAIRDGLREGTREDILEQGTQSSSHARLPARKTHFLYILRPSQQL